A stretch of Candidatus Obscuribacterales bacterium DNA encodes these proteins:
- a CDS encoding ribbon-helix-helix domain-containing protein, with amino-acid sequence MNPIPHRTSTTDMEVTSIRLERDLKERLKQLADKQGYQALIRDILWDYVQQRADRPPKPRSLGEIRFTVAAIARRPEICWLTGADIAPHEPMLLGLTLTDEMVPLSAESIDP; translated from the coding sequence GTGAACCCTATCCCACACCGCACCTCCACAACAGACATGGAGGTGACTAGCATTCGTCTTGAACGCGACCTAAAAGAGCGTCTGAAGCAACTTGCTGACAAACAGGGCTATCAGGCACTCATTCGAGACATCTTGTGGGACTATGTTCAACAGCGAGCGGATCGTCCTCCAAAACCGCGATCGCTGGGCGAGATTCGCTTCACCGTTGCTGCGATCGCCCGACGACCAGAGATTTGCTGGCTCACGGGTGCAGATATTGCTCCCCATGAACCCATGCTTTTGGGTCTGACGCTGACGGATGAAATGGTTCCCCTCAGTGCAGAAAGTATAGACCCGTGA